The Hypanus sabinus isolate sHypSab1 chromosome X1, sHypSab1.hap1, whole genome shotgun sequence genome window below encodes:
- the LOC132384478 gene encoding gap junction delta-3 protein-like — translation MGEWSFLSDWLDSIKSHAPMLGRVWLLLMMIFRVLVLATVGSDIFEDEQEEFACNTLQPGCKQVCYNKAFPISPFRFWVFHIVFLSVPSLLFVVYAVHQSSKDEEKQERVGLIQRRETVVKPVPRIKKCYIIHVILRLMAEVALVVFQYFLFGFTIEPQFLCTGFPCPHIVDCFVSRPMEKTVFLVFYFVVSILSAIISLVELAHIVKKMFSRQQLKDLEQQNQSTRNCAKDKNIESVQLLDKMVMVNLGSNHSDVDSTHKNKSLGSSNSGRSSQSSAKKPSLNI, via the coding sequence ATGGGAGAATGGAGCTTTCTGAGCGACTGGCTGGACTCGATCAAAAGCCACGCACCCATGCTGGGTCGTGTCTGGCTCCTGCTTATGATGATCTTCCGCGTCCTCGTCCTGGCCACGGTAGGAAGTGACATCTTTGAGGACGAGCAAGAAGAGTTTGCCTGCAACACACTACAACCCGGTTGCAAGCAAGTCTGCTACAACAAGGCGTTCCCCATCTCACCGTTCAGGTTTTGGGTCTTCCACATTGTGTTTCTGTCTGTGCCATCCTTGTTGTTTGTGGTTTACGCCGTCCACCAGTCCTCAAAGGACGAAGAGAAGCAAGAGCGAGTAGGCCTCATCCAAAGGCGAGAAACAGTTGTAAAACCGGTGCCAAGAATAAAGAAATGCTACATCATCCATGTCATACTACGACTGATGGCTGAAGTGGCCCTGGTTGTCTTTCAGTACTTCCTATTTGGCTTCACCATTGAACCCCAGTTTCTGTGCACTGGTTTTCCCTGCCCACACATTGTGGATTGTTTTGTGTCTCGCCCAATGGAGAAGACTGTgtttttagtgttttattttgtaGTTAGCATCCTCTCTGCGATTATCAGCCTTGTTGAGCTGGCACACATAGTTAAAAAGATGTTCAGCCGACAGCAACTAAAAGACTTGGAGCAGCAGAACCAGTCGACTAGAAACTGCGCAAAGGATAAGAACATCGAATCAGTTCAGCTATTGGACAAGATGGTTATGGTGAACCTCGGCTCCAATCATTCTGACGTAGACTCTACTCACAAGAACAAGTCACTGGGCAGCAGCAACAGTGGAAGATCTTCGCAGTCAAGTGCAAAGAAACCTTCCCTCAATATCTAA